The Paramisgurnus dabryanus chromosome 17, PD_genome_1.1, whole genome shotgun sequence genome includes the window gattgctagACCCTTTATAAATATGCAAAGTAGCCATGTTACATTTAACCCCGCGCTAGTTTGTGCCCCACTCACTCCTATAACCTGAACCACACTGGGGAATtagattttaaaatgaaaactttatttatctaaaaaaaaatatcaccTGATACAGGTACAATAGTTTTGAGTAGACAGGACAAGCCTGCGAAGCCAAGAAAGTTTGCCATTGATTTCCGTCTTCCGGCCctgaaataaaaacacacattcAGTACTAAATAGTGGATTACAATCAGAGATGCCTACCAGGTGTTTGATGGTGTGAGTGTATTTACCACTGTTTGTTCATGAAGTACATGCACAGAGGGTAAGCAGGAAGCTCGACCAGCCCGTACATCGCAACACTAAGGTAACGATTTCCTTTATCTTCACTTGCATTGAGGGTCAACCCGTAATACACAAGACTACAGACATACCTACAATACACACACAGTAAAAAActttatacaacataattagaaaaatcatattgaatagcttaaaatcttaaaattattgatttttacgatttgtatttgtttatatttagcAGCAAATCTgtggaaaataataataaagatgcTTGGCAGTGCCAAGCCTGAAAACGTACAAATTTGTGAAATTCTAAATGGCTATAATGCTAAAATACTCACCATACATACATAAGGACCACAGTTCTCCAGCGAAGTATGGGATGAGTGACCAGCTGGAAAACCCCAGGACTGGATGCATCAGGAGCACTGGTGCTGACAGTCCGGCGGAGCTTTAAAGAAATTCTGCCTTTCCCATTTCTAACACCGAAATCCTGCAGGATGTCCTCTGCCTGCTTCATATGACCCCGAGAATACAGCCAGCGTGGAGATTCTGGCAGGGTCCTGGGAACATGGAAACACTTTGATTCCAAAATGCTCTGATAATTTAGGACATTGGGACATCAAACTCACATAAGCACCACGGCCCAACGTCTCTGAGGATTTGCTCAACCGCTACAATCCAGCTCTGACATATTTCTAACTTTAATTTCTATCTAGGTTACATCCTTACTAAGGCTgcaagcattttaaaaaacaacttAACCAAGAGAAGATTTACATAACACACTTTAACTAAAAACAAATAACTCCCAACTGAATTTTACTAATGAACTATCATGACGCCACAGTGCTGTAGTTTAACAGGAAGCAGCCATTCAACTGCACGCTCACACGCAAAGCAGGAAAAGCAGAAGTCCTGGACAGTTTGCCACGGTTGCCAAGTTGCGCCACGGCCGGACATAATAACCTAAAGCAGCGAACAGAGAGATCCCCACTGCAAAGGTCATATTAGTCAAGGTTCCTGGAATACAAACATCAGATTAGTTATAAAGGGTATTGATTTAGATTTAAAGTTAAAGAGGTTGAGTGATAGTGGCAGTTCTGTAAACCTGTCATTGCCCAGTAGGACTTTCCCACATATTCCTGAGTGAGGACGAAGCAGACCAATGCCATGCCTCCGTTCATAATGCCAACCAACAGACGGGACAAGGCAAACGCTTCATAGCTGGGGGCTAAGGCAGTGCCGTATCCAAATAAGACTTCGAAAAACAGACCTGAGGGAGAAATTTCaatatgtttaaataaaagtatATTTTCTTCATAGACTTGTTGAACTGTTTTGTATGATAGTAGATcagtaatttaataatttttaaaaaactgttCGTTTTCACCCTACCAGTAAGAAAAACCGGCTTCCTTCCGATCTTATCCGAGAGCGGTCCAAACAGGACATTTCCTATGAGCACACCGGCGAAGAAGAGAGACCCCGCTAAATTCACCTTATAGGCTTGCTCTTCAACAAGGTGCCACTGCAAAAGACAAAATAGCAGCAAAGATAAACACATGCATGAATGTGTCAGACGTCTTCtttaatttacatatttaaTATA containing:
- the slc22a15 gene encoding solute carrier family 22 member 15; translated protein: MDLEEAFQAVGEFGRHQKRMVIILICLQIYMACQSMLIVLVGAVPEYHVEPVTEGGSVTRGVTFTEDVSSIVTEWHLVEEQAYKVNLAGSLFFAGVLIGNVLFGPLSDKIGRKPVFLTGLFFEVLFGYGTALAPSYEAFALSRLLVGIMNGGMALVCFVLTQEYVGKSYWAMTGTLTNMTFAVGISLFAALGYYVRPWRNLATVANCPGLLLFLLCVTLPESPRWLYSRGHMKQAEDILQDFGVRNGKGRISLKLRRTVSTSAPDASSPGVFQLVTHPILRWRTVVLMYVWYVCSLVYYGLTLNASEDKGNRYLSVAMYGLVELPAYPLCMYFMNKQWAGRRKSMANFLGFAGLSCLLKTIVPVSGFFLSATSLALMGKLMVSAAFNIAYVYTSELYPTVIRNAGLGVCSMSCRVGGILAPFVPSMKSLHASMPFIVFCLSGVSAGCLGLLLPETLNKPIAETLDELSSPIYHRILEPQVHLLEEKHLSDQKGEDSD